Genomic window (Mycolicibacterium smegmatis):
CCGGTACGGTCGCCGACGATCACGACGTCCGGATCGTCGTCTTTTGTCCAGTGCAGCTGCGTGGACGGCCGCGCGGCGATGAACGCCGCGCCCAACGCCTTCCAGCGGGTGAAGGCCGCCTCCCCCAGCAACGTGCGCGGGTTGTTGTTCCAGCACAACACCGCGAAACCGGTGCCGAGGACGTCGTCGAGCAGCACGTTGTCCTGTTCGCGGGTGTCGACGCGGGGCTGGATGAACAGCGTGCCCACCGGGGATGCGGGCGTGGGCGGTTTGGCGTGGTACACCGCGCCCTCGTGGTAGCGCGGCATGGGTTTGAAGCGCATCTCCAGCACGTAGCGCTTGAGCGTCGGGACGATGGAGGCACCGCGGATCAGCTTGTCGCGCAGGGCCGCAACCTTGCGGTTGGTCGGCGAGATGACGCGGCCCACCATGGTGGACAGGTCGATCATGGCGCGTGCGTGCTTGCGTCGCTCGGCGTCGTAGGTGTCCAGTAGCGCGTCGCCGGCCTGGCCCCTGACCACCGCGGCGAGCTTCCACCCGAGGTTGAACGCATCGCGGATGCCGCTGTTGTAGCCCTGGCCCTGCCACACCGGCATGAGGTGCGCGGCGTCGCCCGCCAGCAGCATGCGGCCCTTGCGGAAGGATCCCGCGATCCGGGAGTGGTGGGTGTAGACCCGCCTGCGGATGACGTCGACCCTGTCGGGATGCGGTACGAACGGCCTGAGCAGTTCGGCGACGAACTCGGGATCCTCGGCCTGCTCGTCGGTCTCGTCGGCGTGGATCATGAACTCGAAACGCCGGATGCCGTGCGCGATCGAGATCGACGCGTACGGGCGTTGCGGATCGGCGCCGACCTCGCTGTTGGGATGCCCGAGCGGGTCGTTGGCCAGGTCGATCACCACCCATCGGGTGGACGACGTGGTGCCGTCGAACGAGACACCCATGAGGTGGCGCGTGGCGCTGCGACCACCGTCGCACCCGACGACGTACTGCGCGTGCACCGACGCCGGCCCGTCGGGTCCCGACACCTCGACGGTGACGCCGTCGGCGTCCTCGGCGATGGTCTGCATGCGCCGGCCCCACATCACCTCGACGTGGTCGAACCGGTCCAGTCCCGCGAGCAGCTCGGCGTCGACCATGGGCTGGACGAATCCGTTTCGCTTGGGCCAGCCGAACCGCGCGTCCGGCGGCGCCATCTCGGCAAGCAGCCTGCGGTTGGCGTCGTAGAAACGCAGGATCTGGTTGGGCACGGTGTGCGGCAGGATCGCGTCGACCAGCCCGATCGACTGGAACGTGCGCAGCGACTCGTCGTCGAGACCGACACCGCGCGGGTAGTCGATGAGGGTTTCGCGTTCCTCGATGATCAGCGTCCGCACGCCTTGTGCGCCGAGGATGTTCGCCAGGGTCAGGCCGACGGGCCCGGCCCCGACGATCACGACGTCGACTGCACCAGGGCTGGTTGTCACGCCCTCACCGCCCGAGCAGGAAGTCGAGGTGCAATTGGTTGAACGTCGCCGGGTCCTCGTACTGTGGCCAGTGCCCGCACCCGGGCATCACCTCGAACCTGGCTCCGGGGATCATCGACGCGATGCGCCGCCCCTCGGCGACGTCGGCCGTCGGGTCGTCACTGGTCCACACGACCAGCGTCGGCGCGGTGATCGAACCGTATTCGGTCTGTCCCAGCAGGTTCCGCGCGCGGATCTGCGGATCCTGCAGCGCCATGATGTCACTCATCGCGGCGACGAAACCCGGCTGGCGGTACACGCGTTGGCGGCTCGCGACGATGTCGTCGTAATCCTTGCTCTTGTCGGCCATGAGCCACTTGATGCGTGCCTGCACGGTGTCCCACGTGGGGTTCTCGGCGGCCGCCATCGACAGCGTGATGATGCGCTTCATCACCTCGGGATCGGCCTGCGATCCGCCCGCGGTGTTGAGTACCAACTTCTCGACGCGGTCGGGATGGTCGACCGCGACGCGCGCCGCGACCCAACCGCCCAGCGACTCCCCCGAGATGTGCGCGCGCTGCGCACCGATGGTGTCCAGGAAGGCGATGACGTGGTCGACGTAGTGGGCGACCTCCAGCGGGTGGCCGGGTTTGTCGGTGTAGCCGTGCCCGAGCATGTCGATGGACCACGTCGAGAAGTGCTCGGCGTGGGCCGCGAGGTTGCGGACGTAGGCCTCGGCGTGTCCGCCCGAGCCGTGCAGGAACAGCAGCGCGGGTGCCTGCGAATTTCCGGCGTGCAGGTACCGCGTGCGGATCTTCCTGTCGCCCACGGGGACATCGAGGTAGCCCTGCGAGAACGCGACTCCTTGCAGATCGCTCCAGATGCTTTCGAACTCGACGGCCGACGCGGTGCCTGCCGCGGCAGTGCTTGTCATGGTCCCCTCTCCTGACGACCGGAGAATCATATTCTCTTTTTCTGTAAGCACTTTGCTCAGTTATCGCACATCAGAGTGCATTATTATCAGAGCATCACTCTCGCGGTTCTATCTGTCAAGGAGGGACGCGATGCCCGCCAACGCAGCACAGTCGGCAGCACGCACACGAGCCGAAGGCGCGCCCAGCGCCGCCCCCGGCTCACAGACCCTGGCGCGCGGCCTGAGCGCCCTGCAGGCCATCGCCGACGCGCCGGGCGGGCTCACCGTCCAGCAGGTCGCCGACCACCTCGGCGCGCACCGGACCATCGCCTACCGGTTGCTGGCCACCCTGAGCCAATTTCGTTACGTGGCAAAGGGAGAAGACGGCCGCTACCGGCCCGCGGCGGCGCTCGCGGTCCTCGGATCGTCGTTCGACAACAACGTGCGCCAACTGGCCATCCCGACCCTGCGGACGCTGGCCGACGAACTCGGCTCCACGGTGTCGCTCCTCGTTGCCGAGGGTGATCAGCAGGTCGCGATCGCGGTGATCGTGCCCTCGCAGGTGTACTACCAACTCTCGTTCCACGAGGGCAGTCGCCACCCCCTCGACCGAGGTGCGGCAGGCGTGGCGCTGCTGGCCAGCATGCCGCCGCGGCCCGGCGAACGCGACCTCGTGCGGCAGACCCGCGAACAGGGCTGGGTGATCACCCACGGCGAGATCGAACCGAACACCTACGGCCTGGCCGTACCGGTGCGGCGGCGCCCGCCGTCGCCACCCACCTGCATCAACCTCATCTCGCACCGCGAGGACGTCGTCCTCGGGGGCAAGGACGCGGTGGTGCGGGCCGCACGCGAACTCTCGGCAATCCTGCACTGAAAGGTCTTGCACACATGACTGATTCGAACGGCCTCCACGACTCCTTCGACGACGAGGTCGACGTCGCGGTGCTCGGAACCGGCGGCGCCGGGCTCACCGCGGCGCTGACGGCCGCGGTCAACGGCGCCTCGGTCGCGGTGTACGAGAAGGCGGCCACCATCGGCGGGACCACAGCGGTGTCCGGTGGCATCGTGTGGATCCCGGCCCACGACCGGGCCGGCGAACCGCTGCCCGTCGAGGATGCGCTCGCGTACCTTGCGGCGCAGTCCCTCGGGTACATGGACACCGCACTCGTCGAGACGTTCGTGCGGACCGGTCCGGTGATGCTCGACTTCGTCGAGGCCCACAGTGAACTGCGGTTCGCCGTCGCCGAGGGCTTCCCCGACTACAAACCCGAGCTGCCCGGCGGGCGGCCCGGCGGCGGGCGGTCGCTGAGCGCGGGCCCGATCGACCTGGCCCGCCTCGGCGAGTGGCGAGACCGGATCACCTCGTTCCCCGCCGATTTCAGCAATGTCGGCATCGATGCCGAGACCCGCGCGCGCATCCACGCGGCCTACGACGATCCGGACGCCGATCTGTGCGTCGCGGGCACCGCGCTGGTCGCGGGCCTGCTGCGCGGTCTGCTCGACCGGGGCGTCAAGCCCGTCACCTCGGCACGCGCGGTCGAACTGCTCGGATCGGCCGATGGCATCACCGGCGTGCGAATCCGCCTCGACGGCACCGACATCCGGGTACGCGCACGCGGCGGCGTGGTGCTGGCCACGGGCGGGTTCGAGTGGGACACCACGCTCGTCGAGGCGTTCCTGCGCGGACCCATGCACGGCCCGGTGTCACCCCCGAACAACACGGGTGACGGACTGCGCATGGCGATGGCCCACGGCGCCGATCTGGCGAACATGGGTGAGGCGTGGTGGGTTCCGGTGGTCCAGATCCCGGGCGACACGATCGACGGGCACCCCCGCAGCCGCAGCATCCGTCTCGAACGCACCCGGCCCCGCAGCGTCATCGTCAACCGCGCGGGCAACCGGTTCGTCAACGAGGCCGGCGAGTACAACTCGATGGCCGGCCCGTTCCAGTACCTCGATCCCAAGGCCGGTTACGCCAACGATCCGGCCTGGATCGTGTTCGACTCGGTCCATCTGCAGCGCTACGGATTCCTCGGCGTCGAGCCCGGCGGCCAGGCACCGGACTGGTTCTGCGAGTCGGCCGATCTGGACGAGTTGAGCGCCAGGACCGGCATCGACGCCGCGGGTCTGGCGGCCACGTTGCGGCGGTGGAACGACAACGTCGGCCGCGACACCGATCCCGTCGACCCCGATTTCGGCCGCGGCGCCAGCGCCTACGACGGCTACTGGGGCGACACGTCGGCCGACACCCCCGCGCGACAGACCCTCGGGCCGCTCGACACCGCCCCGTTCTACGCCGTGCCGGTGAAGGTCGGCGCGATGGGCACCAAGGGCGGCCCGCGCACCGACCGCGACGGACGCGTGCTGCACGTCAACGGCTCACCGATCCCCGGTCTGTACGCCGCGGGCAACGCCATGGCCGGCGTGACGGGCAAGGCCTATGGCGGCGCGGGCGGCACGCTCGGCCCGGCGCTGGTGTTCGGCTACCGCAGCGGATATGCCGCGGCCACGGGCAAATCAGTCGACTGATCCGGCGAACAGCCGCTCGGCCGCGGTGTAGGCGTCGCTGCTGCCGTCGGCCACGGCCGCCGACAACCGGTCGAGGTCGGCGTGGTTGCGCAGCAGGGTCTGCGCGAGCGACAGGATCTGGCTGCGCGCCCGCGCGCGGCGCCGTTCGGGGGTGTCGGCGCGCTGGTGCGCCTCGATGGCCTCGATGAGTTCGTGCAGGCCGTCCCCCTGCGCGGCGACGAGTTTGAGCACTGGGACGTCGGTTTCGGCGCGCAGATCGCGGACCGTCTGGTCGGCGCCGTCACGATCGGCCTTGTTGACCACCACCAGATCGGCCACCTCGAGCACACCGGCCTTGGCGGCCTGCACGGCATCGCCCGCGCCGGGGTTGAGGATCACCACCGTGGGGTCGGCGATCGCGGCGATCTCGATCTCGGACTGCCCCACCCCCACGGTCTCCAGCACGATCAGGTCGTACGACAGCGCGGCCAGCAGGCGGATCGCCGCCGGGACGGCCGCGGCCAGCCCGCCGAGGTGCCCGCGTGCGGCCATCGACCGGATCAGCACGTCGGGGTCGTTGATGTGGGCGGCCATGCGGATGCGGTCACCGAGCAGTGCCCCGCCGCTGTAGGGCGACGAGGGGTCGACCGCGAGGACCGCGACCCGCAGCCCGCGTTCGCGATAGGCCCCCACCATGGCGCCCACCGTGGTCGACTTGCCCGCTCCCGGCGGTCCGGTCACACCGATGACGCGCGGCGTCGCGGGCCCGAGCGCCGCGAGCACCTCACCGCGACGGTCGCTTTCGACCAGCGTGAGCAGCCGACCCACCGCGCGCATCGATCCGCCCCTGGCCGCGGTGATGAGCTCGGGTACATCGACGACGCCGTGGGGCATTCTTTCTCCTGGTTCACCGGGTACGAGAATGTTATTCTCCCCTCCTGAGAGTGATAGTTGCAAGGAGGGCAATTCATGCAGATCGCCGGTACCTCCGCACTCGTCGTGGGCGGCACGGGTGGCCTCGGTGAGGCGACCGTGCGCCGATTGCACGGCGCGGGCGCCAAGGTCGTCGTCGCCGATGTGGCCGACGACAAGGGCGCGGCGCTCGAGAAAGAACTCGGTATCCGATACGTGCGCACCGACGCGACCTCGGAGGAATCCGTGCTCGCCGCGATCGCCGAGGCGGAATCGCTCGCGCCGCTGCGCATCTCGGTCGACACGCACGGCGGCCCGGCCAGCGGTGGCCGGCTGGTGGGCAAGGACGGTTCCCCGCTGGACCTCGACGGGTTCAAGAAGACCATCGAGTTCTACCTCACCGCGGTGTTCAACGTCATGCGCCTGACGGCGGCCGCGATCGCCAGGACCGAACCCCTCGAAGAGGGTGGCCGCGGCGTCATCGTCAACACGGCGTCGATCGCGGGCTACGAGGGCCAGATCGGCCAGTTGCCGTACTCGGCCGCCAAGGGCGGTGTGCTGGGCATGACGCTCGTCGCCGCACGCGACCTGTCGCCGCTCGGCATCCGCGTCGTCACCATCGCCCCCGGCACCATCAACACACCCGCCTACGGGCAGGCCGCCGATCAGCTCGAGCAGTACTGGGGCCCGCAGGTGCCTTTCCCCAAGCGCATGGGCCGGTCCACCGAATACGCCCAACTCGCGCAGAGCATCGTCGAGAACGACTATCTCAACGGCGAGGTGATCCGCCTCGACGGCGCGCTCCGCTTCCCGCCCAAGTGACCAAGTGACCCTCTTGCACCGCGAGCGTGCGCGCCTGCCTGCCGAAACGCCGCCCGCAAGCAGCACTTCACGCACCTTCGGTGTATGACGAACGTGCGTGAAACGCCTAAGCCGTCAACACCCGGCAGTCTGGCCGGGAAGGTCGCCTTCGTCGCAGGTGCCAGCCGCGGTATCGGGGCCACCATCGCGACCGCGCTCGCGGCCGAGGGTGCGGCCGTCTCGGTCGCGGCCCGGTCCGAGCGTCCCGGCAAGCTGCCCGGCACGATCGACTCGGTGGCGTCGGCCATCACCGACGCAGGCGGCCACGCCCTCCCGGTCGTATGCGACGTCACCGACGAGCAGTCCGTCGAACGCGCTGTCGCCCAGACGGTCTCCGAACTCGGCGGCATCGACATCCTGGTCGCCAACGCCGGTGTGCTGTGGCTCGGACCGATCGAGAACACCCCACTCAAACGCTGGCAGCTGTGCCTCGACGTCAACCTCACCGGGGTGTTCCTGGTGACCAAAGCGGTGATCCCCCACGTGCGCGCCCGCGGCGGCGGATCGCTCATCGCGATCACCACCACGGGCGTCGACATGGTCGAGCACGGATCCAACGCCTACTGGGTGTCCAAGGCCGCCACCGAACGGCTCTACACGGGTCTCGCAGCCGATCTGCGTGACGACAACATCGCGGTCAACTGCCTGAGCCCGTCGCGCGTCGTGCTGACCGAGGGCTGGCAGGCCGGCGGCGGCGGGCTCAAGATCCCGCCCGAGATGATCGAACCGCCCGAGGCGATGGCGCGCGCGGCCGTGCTGCTCGCGCAACAGGACGGCACCGGCGTGACCGGCACCGTGCAGCGCTCCGAGGCGCTCACGCTCTGACGAACCGCTAGTTCTTACGCGCGTTGAGGCCCGCGACGATGGCCTTGAAGTCCTCGGTTCGGAACGACTGCTCCTCGGCGGTGTTGCCGAAGTCGAGCGTCGCCAGCACGGCCTGCTCCATGTGCAGGTTGAGCAGCCGTTTGGTGGCCTCCAGCGACTGCCGTGGCAGCTTGGCCATCTTCTGCGCGGCCTCGATGGCCTCGGCCACCGGATCGTCCGAAAGGTGGTTGGCCAGGCCCAGTTCCACGGCCCGCTGCGCCGGGATGCGCGCACCGGTCAGCGCGTACTCCTTGGCCAGCAGCAGGCTGATGTGCAGCGGCCACGTGATGGGACCGCCGTCGGCGGCGACCAGACCCACCTGCACGTGCGGGTCGGCGAGGTAGGCCTGCGGCGCGATGTAGACGATGTCGCTCAATGCCACGAGGCTGCAACCCAATCCGACCGCGGGCCCGTTGACCGCGGCGACCACGGGCACGCGGCAGCGCGTCATCCCCAGCACGATCTCACGCCCGTGCAGGATGGTCTTGGCCCGTAGTTTGGGATCCTCACCGAGCTCCTGCAGGTACGCGAAATCACCACCTGCCGAGAACGCGCGACCCGCACCCGTGATCACGGCCGCGCGTGCGTCGTAGTCCTCCGACAAACGCGTCCACAGGTGCGCGAGGCCCTCGTGCAACGAGTCGTTGACGGCGTTGAGGGCCTCGGGCCGGTTGAGGGTGATGACGCGGATGTCCCCCTCGGCGCGCACCTCGATTTCGTCTGGCATTCCGTACATTCGGTCAAACTCCCAATCCGAGGATGCGTGAGGCGATGATGTTCTTCTGGATCTGCGAGGTGCCGCCCATGACGCTCTGGGCGCGGCTGTACAGGTAGGCACTGAGCAGTTCGGGATCCGAGGTCCCGCTGACCGCGAGCGCGGCGTGCCCGACCGACTGTTCGACCCACGTCATGAGCAGTTTGTCGAGCGACCCTTGCGGACCGTGCTTGAGCCCGTCGAGTTGTTCGGACAACCGGCGCCGCACGTGCAGGCGCAGCATCTCGGCCTGCACCGCGGCCCACGCCAGATCCTGGGGCGCACGTCCCTCGACGCGGGACGCCATCTCGCGCACCAGCTTTCCGTAGCGTGCGGAGTAGCCGAGCGTCGACGGTTCGCGTTCGTGGCTGACGACGGTCATCGCCAGCGCCCAGCCCTCACCGGGCGCTCCCACCATGTGCGACGCGGGCACCACCGCGTTGTCGAATGTCACCTGACCGAACTCGGTGGTGACGCCGTTGATCATCTTGAGCGGACGCTGCTGGATGCCGTCCTGGTGCATCGAGATGATGAACGCCGAGATGCCCTTGTGGCGCGGCACATCCTTGTCGGTGCGCGCCAGCAGCAGGCACCAGTCGGCGACGTCGGAGTAGCTGGTCCAGATCTTGTGGCCGTTGATGATGTAGTTGTCGCCGTCGCGCGTGGCCGTGGTGATCAGCGACGCCAGGTCCGACCCGGCACCCGGCTCAGAGAAGCCCTGGCACCACCGCTCGGTGCCGTTGATCATGCCGGGCAGGAACCGCTGCTGCAGTTCCTTGCTGCCGTGGTGTCCCAGGCCGACGACGAGATAGCCGAGGCTGGGCCGCGGCGGCGCACCGGCGCGCGCGAGTTCCTCGTCGACGATCACGTCGTAGACGGGCGGCAAATCCTGCCCGCCGAACTCGTTGGGCCACGACGTGCCGAAAAACCCTGCGCCGTACAGGGCCTGGTGCCACTCCCCCTGACGGGCCCAGTAGTCGTCGCCGGAGGCCTTGAACGACGCGGCGTTGTCGGCCAGCCAGGACCGCAACCGGTCGCGGAAGGCCGCTTCCTCGGGTGAATCACGAAAATCCAAGATCCGAAACCTCCAAGTCCTCCAGTCCGACGGGCCACAGTTCAGTCGAGGTCAGCGCGCGGCGCAGATACACGTGTGCCAGGCATTCCCACGTGTTGCCGATACCGCCGTGCACCTGAATGGCGGTCTCGCACACCGTGCGCGCCGCACGCGCGCAGTACACCTTCGCGATCCGGCCGGCCCGCACGGCCTCATCGGGTTCGAGTTCGTCGACACCCCACGCGGCGTGGCGCAGCACGCTGATCGAACC
Coding sequences:
- a CDS encoding bifunctional 3-(3-hydroxy-phenyl)propionate/3-hydroxycinnamic acid hydroxylase, with amino-acid sequence MTTSPGAVDVVIVGAGPVGLTLANILGAQGVRTLIIEERETLIDYPRGVGLDDESLRTFQSIGLVDAILPHTVPNQILRFYDANRRLLAEMAPPDARFGWPKRNGFVQPMVDAELLAGLDRFDHVEVMWGRRMQTIAEDADGVTVEVSGPDGPASVHAQYVVGCDGGRSATRHLMGVSFDGTTSSTRWVVIDLANDPLGHPNSEVGADPQRPYASISIAHGIRRFEFMIHADETDEQAEDPEFVAELLRPFVPHPDRVDVIRRRVYTHHSRIAGSFRKGRMLLAGDAAHLMPVWQGQGYNSGIRDAFNLGWKLAAVVRGQAGDALLDTYDAERRKHARAMIDLSTMVGRVISPTNRKVAALRDKLIRGASIVPTLKRYVLEMRFKPMPRYHEGAVYHAKPPTPASPVGTLFIQPRVDTREQDNVLLDDVLGTGFAVLCWNNNPRTLLGEAAFTRWKALGAAFIAARPSTQLHWTKDDDPDVVIVGDRTGALKAFFDAHTESVLVLRPDRCIAGADIAQRAPELSTALFGILHLRQGGENGASSPVLYVPQPTAESSGTVGRTS
- a CDS encoding alpha/beta fold hydrolase, with protein sequence MTSTAAAGTASAVEFESIWSDLQGVAFSQGYLDVPVGDRKIRTRYLHAGNSQAPALLFLHGSGGHAEAYVRNLAAHAEHFSTWSIDMLGHGYTDKPGHPLEVAHYVDHVIAFLDTIGAQRAHISGESLGGWVAARVAVDHPDRVEKLVLNTAGGSQADPEVMKRIITLSMAAAENPTWDTVQARIKWLMADKSKDYDDIVASRQRVYRQPGFVAAMSDIMALQDPQIRARNLLGQTEYGSITAPTLVVWTSDDPTADVAEGRRIASMIPGARFEVMPGCGHWPQYEDPATFNQLHLDFLLGR
- a CDS encoding IclR family transcriptional regulator, coding for MPANAAQSAARTRAEGAPSAAPGSQTLARGLSALQAIADAPGGLTVQQVADHLGAHRTIAYRLLATLSQFRYVAKGEDGRYRPAAALAVLGSSFDNNVRQLAIPTLRTLADELGSTVSLLVAEGDQQVAIAVIVPSQVYYQLSFHEGSRHPLDRGAAGVALLASMPPRPGERDLVRQTREQGWVITHGEIEPNTYGLAVPVRRRPPSPPTCINLISHREDVVLGGKDAVVRAARELSAILH
- a CDS encoding FAD-dependent oxidoreductase; this translates as MTDSNGLHDSFDDEVDVAVLGTGGAGLTAALTAAVNGASVAVYEKAATIGGTTAVSGGIVWIPAHDRAGEPLPVEDALAYLAAQSLGYMDTALVETFVRTGPVMLDFVEAHSELRFAVAEGFPDYKPELPGGRPGGGRSLSAGPIDLARLGEWRDRITSFPADFSNVGIDAETRARIHAAYDDPDADLCVAGTALVAGLLRGLLDRGVKPVTSARAVELLGSADGITGVRIRLDGTDIRVRARGGVVLATGGFEWDTTLVEAFLRGPMHGPVSPPNNTGDGLRMAMAHGADLANMGEAWWVPVVQIPGDTIDGHPRSRSIRLERTRPRSVIVNRAGNRFVNEAGEYNSMAGPFQYLDPKAGYANDPAWIVFDSVHLQRYGFLGVEPGGQAPDWFCESADLDELSARTGIDAAGLAATLRRWNDNVGRDTDPVDPDFGRGASAYDGYWGDTSADTPARQTLGPLDTAPFYAVPVKVGAMGTKGGPRTDRDGRVLHVNGSPIPGLYAAGNAMAGVTGKAYGGAGGTLGPALVFGYRSGYAAATGKSVD
- the meaB gene encoding methylmalonyl Co-A mutase-associated GTPase MeaB, yielding MPHGVVDVPELITAARGGSMRAVGRLLTLVESDRRGEVLAALGPATPRVIGVTGPPGAGKSTTVGAMVGAYRERGLRVAVLAVDPSSPYSGGALLGDRIRMAAHINDPDVLIRSMAARGHLGGLAAAVPAAIRLLAALSYDLIVLETVGVGQSEIEIAAIADPTVVILNPGAGDAVQAAKAGVLEVADLVVVNKADRDGADQTVRDLRAETDVPVLKLVAAQGDGLHELIEAIEAHQRADTPERRRARARSQILSLAQTLLRNHADLDRLSAAVADGSSDAYTAAERLFAGSVD
- a CDS encoding SDR family NAD(P)-dependent oxidoreductase encodes the protein MQIAGTSALVVGGTGGLGEATVRRLHGAGAKVVVADVADDKGAALEKELGIRYVRTDATSEESVLAAIAEAESLAPLRISVDTHGGPASGGRLVGKDGSPLDLDGFKKTIEFYLTAVFNVMRLTAAAIARTEPLEEGGRGVIVNTASIAGYEGQIGQLPYSAAKGGVLGMTLVAARDLSPLGIRVVTIAPGTINTPAYGQAADQLEQYWGPQVPFPKRMGRSTEYAQLAQSIVENDYLNGEVIRLDGALRFPPK
- a CDS encoding SDR family NAD(P)-dependent oxidoreductase; translation: MTNVRETPKPSTPGSLAGKVAFVAGASRGIGATIATALAAEGAAVSVAARSERPGKLPGTIDSVASAITDAGGHALPVVCDVTDEQSVERAVAQTVSELGGIDILVANAGVLWLGPIENTPLKRWQLCLDVNLTGVFLVTKAVIPHVRARGGGSLIAITTTGVDMVEHGSNAYWVSKAATERLYTGLAADLRDDNIAVNCLSPSRVVLTEGWQAGGGGLKIPPEMIEPPEAMARAAVLLAQQDGTGVTGTVQRSEALTL
- a CDS encoding enoyl-CoA hydratase/isomerase family protein — translated: MYGMPDEIEVRAEGDIRVITLNRPEALNAVNDSLHEGLAHLWTRLSEDYDARAAVITGAGRAFSAGGDFAYLQELGEDPKLRAKTILHGREIVLGMTRCRVPVVAAVNGPAVGLGCSLVALSDIVYIAPQAYLADPHVQVGLVAADGGPITWPLHISLLLAKEYALTGARIPAQRAVELGLANHLSDDPVAEAIEAAQKMAKLPRQSLEATKRLLNLHMEQAVLATLDFGNTAEEQSFRTEDFKAIVAGLNARKN
- a CDS encoding acyl-CoA dehydrogenase family protein; amino-acid sequence: MDFRDSPEEAAFRDRLRSWLADNAASFKASGDDYWARQGEWHQALYGAGFFGTSWPNEFGGQDLPPVYDVIVDEELARAGAPPRPSLGYLVVGLGHHGSKELQQRFLPGMINGTERWCQGFSEPGAGSDLASLITTATRDGDNYIINGHKIWTSYSDVADWCLLLARTDKDVPRHKGISAFIISMHQDGIQQRPLKMINGVTTEFGQVTFDNAVVPASHMVGAPGEGWALAMTVVSHEREPSTLGYSARYGKLVREMASRVEGRAPQDLAWAAVQAEMLRLHVRRRLSEQLDGLKHGPQGSLDKLLMTWVEQSVGHAALAVSGTSDPELLSAYLYSRAQSVMGGTSQIQKNIIASRILGLGV